The Gaiellales bacterium genome segment CGCCGTTCACGAGCACGTGGCCGGGGTACCGGCCGGCCGCGATCGTTACCCCGGCGACGTCGACCAGGTCGCCGGGCCGCGGCTTCAGGCCGAGGTCGCGGATCGCGTCGGCGAGCGTCGAGCCGGCCACTGCCTGCCGCAGCGTGCCGTCGACGCGCAGCTCGAGCGGCGCCGGCTGGTCGACGACCCCGGAGGCGCGCCATCCCGCGGCCACCAGCACGACGAAGACCAGCGCGACGCGCGATCCGATGCGCCCCATCCGTGCCATATCTGCATGGTGCCTACCTGGCCCGGGCGGATCTGCGTCCGTCGTGTAAAAGGTCTGTCACGGCGCGCCGGCGGCCCGCAGCGCCCGGAACCGCTCCGTGACCGCCTCGGTGAGCCGTTCCGGGCTCGAGTCGACCGTGTGGGCGCCGCGGCGGCGGATCCCGGTCAGGGCCGCTCCGCGGTCGTCGATCACCTGCGCCGCCACGCCGCGCTCGTAGAGCGTCTCGGCGTCGACGACGGGCTGGGCGGCGAGCTCGGTCAGCTCGGCGTCGCGAATCGACGCGAACACGACGGTGTGGCGGCGCGCGAGGGTGCCGAGCAGCCCGGCCAGGCGGTCGTCGGACTGCGCGTAGAGCGCGTCGGAGAAGACGACGACCACGGCCCGGCGGCGCGACATGCGCATGAGGGCGGTGAGGCAGGTGCGCCAGTCCGGCTCGACCAGGTCGGGCTCGATCGGCGCCACCGCGTCGACCACCCGGCGCAGCTGCCCGGGCCGCGCCGACGGCGCCAGCGTCGCCAGCGGCCGGTGTGAGAAGGCGACCAGACCCACGGCGTCGCCGAACTCGCGGGCGACGGCGGCGAGCATCACCGAGGCGTTCACGGCCCGGTCGATCTTCCCCAGCCCCGCACCGCCCGCGCCGTGCATGAGCCGGCCCGCCTCGAGGGCGAGGATCAGCGTCTGCCCCCGCTCCGGCTGGTGCAGGGCCACGACCGGGCGGCCGCGGCGGGCGGTCGCCTTCCAGGCGATGCGGCGGTACTCGTCGCCGCGGACGTACTCGCGCAGGCTCTCGAACTCGCGCGCCGCCGCCTCGCCGCGGATCAGCCGCTCGCCGTGCGGCCGCTTTCCGGGCGGGAGCAGCGTCGCATCGCGCAGCTGGAGCACGTCGGGCCATGCGACCGCCTCCACGGCGGTTGCCGGGTGGCTGCGCTCCCGGAACGCGACGCCGAGCGGCCCGAAGACGCGCACGTCGGCGGCCGCGAAGCGCACCGGGCCGCGCCGGCGGGGCACCGCGTGCACCGCAAGCTCGCGCGCCGCCCCCGCACCCAGGTCGAGGTCGATTCGGACCGACTCGAGGAGCAGGCCCTCGGGCGCGGCGTCGGCGACCGTCACCCGCCGCGCCGGCCCCGCGTTTCGGACGACGAACGGCACCGGATTCTCGCGGCCGATCGAGAGCGGCGGCGGCGCGTCGCGCTCGAGCGCGATCGGGCCGGGATCGGCGGCCAGCCAGTCGGCGATCACGACCCCGGCTGCGAGCGCGTTCGCGATGACGAAGCCGAGCACCGCCTGGCCCGCGAGCGCCGCGAGCAGGGTCGCCGCCCCGGCGAGCGCGAACAACCCCAGGCCGCGGTGCGTGATCACCGCGGCACGGGCACCGCGGCCAGCGCGGTTGCGATGACCGCGTCGGGCGACCGGCCGCCGAGCTCGGCGTCGGCCGAGAGCACGATCCGGTGACGCAGCACCGCGGGTGCCAGCGACTGCAGGTCGTCCGGCGTGACGAAGTCGGCCTCGCGGGCGGCGGCCATCACCTTGGCGGCGAGCACGAGCGCGATCGCGCCGCGCGGGCTCGGGCCGACGATCACGTCGGGGGATGCCCGCAGCCACGCCGAGACCTCGGCGACGTAGCCGAGCACGTCGTCGTGGACGACCACGGCGGCCGCCTCCTCCTGCATGGCGAGCGCCTCGGCGGCCGACACGATCGGCTCGACGCCGCCGAGGGCGCGGTCGAGCTCGCGCGGCCGGAAGCCCGCCTGGTAGCGGCGCAGGATTTCGGTCTCGGCGGCCGGATGGGGGTAGTCGAGCAGCAGCTTCAGCAGGAAGCGGTCGAGCTGCGCCTCGGGCAGCTGGTAGGTGCCCTCGAACTCGATCGGGTTCTGGGTCGCGCAGACGACGAACGGGCGCGGCAGGTCGAGTGTCTCGCCCTCGATCGTCACCCGCCCCTCCTCCATCGCCTCGAGCAGCGCCGCCTGCGTCTTCGGCGGCGTGCGGTTGATCTCGTCGGCGAGGATCAGCGAGGCGAACACCGGCCCGCGGCGCAGCTCGAACGAGCCGTCCAACGGCCGGTAGACGAGCGTGCCGGTGAGGTCGGCCGGCATCAGGTCGGGTGTGAACTGGATGCGGGCGAAGTCGAGCCCGGCGATGCGGGCCAGGGTGCGCGCGAGCAGCGTCTTGGCCGTGCCCGGCGGGCCCTCGAGCAGGACGTGGCCCTCGAGCACGAGCGCCACGAGCAGGCCGTCGATCGTCTCGTCGTTGCCGACGACGACGCGGTGCAGCGCGTCCCTGCCGCGCCCGAAGAAGTCAGCGATCGCCACCGGTCACCCTCCTCGTGATCTCCTCGATGCGGACGCATGCTCGCACGGCGACCCCCGGGGACGCCGCGGACTCGAGCTGGGCGAGGTCGTCCTCGGCCGGCCCGGACAGCCCGCCGAGCCGTGCCCGGTAGGCCTGGCCGAGCGGCACGGTCGCGGCCGTGAGGCGCCCGGCCGAGCGGTGCATGCTCGCCAGCGACCGGACGAGCTCGACGGTGGTGCGGGTCGTGCCGCCCTGCGCCGGCGCGATGGGGCCGAGCCGCCGGGCGGCGGCGATGGCGGCCAGGATCGCGATCAGCGCGATCTCCACGGTGAGGAGCTGCACCCACTGCGGCAGGAAGGCCAGCGACCCGAGCGTCGGCGAGCCGCCCTGGTGGAAGGCGTCGATGCCGACCGGGCCGCCTCCCGCCGCCTCGGCGAGCGGGAGCGCGATCGCGAGGCCGTCGCGGGCGATGCCGGCGTTCGTCAGAAGTCGCGGCTGGGAGACCGCGAAGACGCTTCCCCGCCCCAGCGGCACGACCGCGACGGCGGCGGCGCCACGGCCGCCGATCAGCGGGACGGCCCCCCCGGGCAGCCGGGAGAACGTGGTCGGCGCGACGCGGCCGTCGGCCGCGAGGCCGGGGAACGCGTGCGCCCCGGCGGCGGTCGGGTGGGTGTCGGCGGGCCCGCCGAAGCGCAGGCCGAGCGCTTCGGTTAGCGGGTTTCGGTGGTCGCTCGCCAGCAGCAGCACGGCGCCGGCGCGGATCGACCTGATCCATGCCGTCGCCTCGTCGTGGCTGAACGCGCGCGGCTCGACCGAGACGATCAGCCCGTGGTCGGGAATCGTCGGTGAGACCCGCTCGTCGACCCCGAAACCGGCGTCGCGCAGGCCGGCGCCGAGGCCGGAGAGGCCCAGCGGCCCGCGGCCGGCGAGGCGGTAGGGCGGCCCGGGGGTGTTCGGCGACTGCACGAGCAGTCCGATGCCGGCGGCCGCGATCGCGAGCAGCGCCGCCCCGATCCAGACGTCGCGCGAGCGCCTCACGCGAGCATCTCGTCGGCCAGCGCGTCGGCGCGGCGGACGTCGTCGGCCGCGACCGGCTCATCGCCGTAGACGGCGCCCTCGAAGAGCCGGGTGCAGTCGGCCAGAGCGCCGGCCTGGGTCGAGGCGGGGCCGAGCGCGCGGACGAAGCCCCAGTTCGTGCGGCCGGGCCGGTGGCGCCAGCCGCGCCGGCGGCCGAGCTCGCCGAGCGCGGCCGAGTAGAGCAGCCGCAGCGCGGCCCGAGGGTCGTCGTCGGCCAGCCGCAGCGCCTCTTCCCGGGCGGCGGCGTAGCCCGCGACGGCCGGCTCGGACGTCGTCGCGACCTTCGCGCCCCGTCTGCGCCGAGGGAAGAACCGCACCACCAGCGCGACGGCGCCGGCGATCAGAAGCGCCAGCGCCCCCAGCCGGATCAGGCCGGCGACGGACGAGCCGTGCACGTCGAGGCCGCTGCCGAGGTGATCGAAGATCCAGCTCAGGAAGCGGCCGAGCAGGCTCTGACCGCCCTGCGAGGGGCGGTAGAACGTCGCCCGGGCGGCCGCGCGGGCATGGTCGAGGTCCGGCCCGACGCGGTCGGCGGCCGCCCCGACCCGCGCGACCTCGGCCGCCGCCGTCAGCGAGGCGCCCCGGCGACGGGGGCGGCGGGGAGCGCGTCGAGCATCGCGGCGATGTCGGATCCGTCGTGGCGCATGCGCAGGTCGAAGTAGAGCAGGGCCATCAGCAGCGCGCCCACCGGGGCCACCAGGACGCGGGCCGCGATCGTGAGCGCATCGCCGATCGCGGTGGTCGTCGCGACGTGGACGCCGAACTGGGCGGCGGCCGCGGTCGGGGCGGCGGCCAGGATGCCGGTGGCGGCGCCGGTGATGAGCGAGCTCAGGATCAGGTAGCCGAAGACGCGCCAGTACGAGCCCTGCACGAGGCCGCGGCTGCGTCCCATCGCGTCCATGAACGTGAGCCGCTCGACCACGACGACCTCGCCGACCAGCTGCCACCACACGACCAGCAGCAGGAACGGCACGACGAGCAGGAAGATCGAGAGCAGCGCGACCACGTACGCGATGCCGACGGTCAGGACGAGCCCGGCGAGCATCGGCGCGAGCCGCCGCCAGACCGTGCTCACCGTTGGCTCGACCCCCGCGCGTACGTCGGCGACGATCAGGGTTGCGACGCCCGGGGTTATCCCGGCGAGGACGATTGTCTGCAGGATCACGCCGATCAGCCCCCAGGGCCGCGGCGTCAGGGCGAGCAGGCCGAGCGGGACGACGGCGATCGCCATCGCCAGGACCAGGGCGACGAAGTGGCGGCGATAGATCAGGAGGGCGAGGTCGAGGCCCCGGCCGACGTCCAGCGGGCGTGGCGCGGCGTTCATCCCTTCGCCTGCCCGGGCAGGGTCTGGGTGGCGGCGCGGATCACGTACTCCTCCTCGCCCATCCCCTCGGGGCGGGGCCAGAACGGCTCGATCCGCGCGCAGATCCGCCCGGCCAGCGCGGCGCGCGGCTCGGCGTCGATCTGGGCGGCACGGCGGCGGTAGGCGACGGCCACGGCCATCAGCTCGGCCGGGATCGGGTCGCGCTCGGCCTCGGCGACCGCGGCGGCAAACGTGCTCGAGAAGCCCGCCGCCGGGACGCCCTCGGCGAGGCGCACGACGATCGTGCCGGCGGCCATGTCGCCCAGGCGCCGGCCGTCTCGCGACACCATTGCCACGACGCCTCCGAGCACGTAGGCGACCGGCAGGAAGTCGATGATCCGCACGAAGTTGCGCACCGCCGACTCGTGTAGGCCGACGGGCTCGCCGGTCGCACAGATGACCCGCAGGCGCAGCGCCCGCTTTCCCGGCGTCGATCCGCGCCGCAGCCACTCGATCAGCAGGAAGTAGCAGACCGGCGTCAGCGTGGCGCCACCAATCGCGACCGCGAGCACGAGCGGCCCCGAGATCGCGCCCGCAGCGGTGAAGAGGCCGAACAGGATCCCCGTGATGATCAGCGCGTCGATCACCTGGGCCAGCATGCGGCTGCCCACGCCCGCCAGCTCGTACGCGACGGCCACGCGCTCGGGGGTGGGGATCTCGATCCGGTGGTCCAGCATTGCCCTTGGCGTCCGATACCCTCGAGTGACGATGGTCTCGAACTCTCGCTCGATGATATCGGCGGATCCCGAGCAGACCTGGAGCGCCGCGCGTGCCCCGCAGTGGGACGAGCTGGCGGGCCTGGTCGCGCGCGCCGGCCGAAACCAGCGCGAGCTCTCGGCCGACGAGGTGAGCCTGCTCGCGCGCCGCTACCAGCAGGCAGCGGCAGACCTGGCGCGGCTGCGGGCCGAGCAGCCGGGCTCGCCGGTGCTGCCGCGCCTGAACGACCTCGTCGCCCAGGCCCACGCCGTGCTCTACCGCCCGGCCCGGGCGCCGCTTCGGGCGATCGGCCGGTTCCTCTGGATCGGGTACCCGCGGGCGGTCTGGGAGATGCGCCGGCTCATCCTCGCCGCCGCGATCTTCCAGATCGTGATCGCCGTCGGCGGCTTCGTGTGGGCGATCGCCGACCCGGCCACGGCGGGCAGCTTCCTGCCGCCCGATCTGCGCGACGCGGGTCACCGCGCCCACCACGCCATCCCCGCAGGCGTGATGGTGCCGACGTCGGTCGCCATCTGGTCGCACAACATCGTCGTCAGCTTCTTCGACTACGCCGGCGGCATCCTGTTCGGGATCGGCACGATCTACAGCCTCTACGTGAACTCGATGCTGCTCGGCGTGCTCTCCGGCGTCGAGAACCAGCACGGCGCGAACGGGCTCTACTGGTCGCTGATCGTGCCCCACGGCGTGATCGAGCTGACCGCCTTCACGATCGCCGCCGCCGCGGGCCTGTCGCTGGCCGACGCGCTCGTGCGCGCCCGCCCACGCCCGCGCGCCCAGGTGCTGCGGGAGCACGGCCGCCGGTCGGTGGCCGTCGTCCTGGGAACGATCCCGCTGCTCGTCGTCGCCGGGACGATCGAGGGCTTCGTGACGCCGTCGTCGGCGCCCATCCCGGTCAAGCTGGCCGTCGCCCCGATCTCGGGGGCGCTGCTCGCCGCCTACCTGCTGCGAGGCCGCCCGGGGGCTGCGGATGGCCGATTCGGCAAGTAGAATGGCCGACGTGGATGCCCTGCCCGCGAATGTGAGCTGCGATGCCGAACCTGCCCCGGATCCCGAGGACAGTACGGCGGCGAGACCGCACCCCTCAGCACCCGGCGGAGCGTTCCGAGCCGCAGGTCGCTGAGATCTCTGCCGCCGGCCTGCGCTGGCTGAACATCGAGGCGCCGACCGCCGTCGAGACGGCGTGGCTCGCCCAGCACTTCGACTTCCACGAGCTCGACCTCGAGGACGTCCTTTCGACCCGGCAGCGGCCCAAGATCGACGAGTACGAGGAGTACCTCTTCATCGTGCTCCACGTCCCCCACTTCAACAAGGTGCGCGGCCGGCTCGACGCCGCCGAGCTGAACGTGTTCGTCGGCAACGGCTACGTCGTCACGCTCCCGAACGTCGCCCTGAAGCCGGTCGGGCGGCTGTTCTCGCAGCTCGAGGCCAACAGCGAGCGGCGGGAGCAGTACTTCTCGAAGGGCTCGGGCTACGTCCTCTACGAGATCCTCTCGGAGCTCTTCGACTACTGCTTCCCGATCCTCGACAAGATCGGCTTCAAGCTCGACCGGCTGACCGAGGCGATCTTCACCGAGCGCCGCTCCGAGGAGGTCGTCCGCGACATCTCCGACGTGAAGCAGGAGATCGTCGCGTACCGCAAGGTGATCAAGCCCGAGCGCTCCACCCTGCGCCTGCTGGAGCGGGCGCGGACGCGCTACCTGCCGGAAGACCTCGAGGTCTACTTCGACGATGTCGTCGACAAGGCCGAGCGCATCTGGGACCAGCTCGACAACTACAAGGAGGTCGTCGAGGCGCTCGAGACGACCAACGAGTCGGTCATCGCCCACAAGCAGAACGACATCCTGCGGGTGCTGACGATCTTCTCAGTGGTGCTCCTGCCGCTGACCCTGATCACCGGGATCTTCGGCATGAACTTCGGCCACATCCCGTTCAGCCGGGACTACCACGGGTTCATCGCGACGGTGACGATCATGCTCTCCATCGCGACGGTGATGCTCGGCTACTTCCGCTGGAAGCGCTGGATATGACCGACCCGTTATGGGCGCCCTGGCGGCTCGAGTACGTCCAGGGCGGCGCAGACACGGACGAGTGCATCTTCTGCGCGGCGGCGGCCGACGAGGGGCACGACCTGGTCGTCCGGCGGGGCGAGCGCGCCTACGCCATCATGAACCTCTACCCGTACTCGAACGGGCACCTGATGGTGGCGCCGTACCGCCACCTGGCCGGGCCGGGCGAGCTGGACGAGGCGGAGCGGGCCGAGATGTGGCGGCTGATGGACGAGGCGGTGCGGGCGCTGAGCGACGCGATGTCGCCGCACGGGTTCAACGCCGGGATCAACATCGGCCGGGTGGCCGGCGCGGGCGTCGAGGGCCACATCCACCTGCATGTCGTCCCGCGCTGGAACGGCGACACGAACTTCATGCCGGTGCTCGCAGACGTCAAGGTGATGCCGGAGCACATCACCCGCACGGCCGACAAGCTGCGGGCGTCCTGGCCGGCGTGACCCGGTGGCTGACGACGGCTCACAGCTGATCTTCTGGGCTGCGCCCGACGGCGCCAGCTCGGTCGAGATCACCTGGATCCTGCCCGACGCGGGTCGCCTGGGCCGCGACAAGCGCGTGCCCCGGGCCGAGGCGACCCACGCCCGGGTGCGCCGCTGGGGCGGCCACGGCCCGGGCGAGCAGGTGATGAGCGTGGCAGACGCCGACCGGCTCGTGCAGGAGCTCGAGCTCTTCCAGGCCCAGCAGGCGGTGATCGGGATCGAGCAGGCACGCCGCCGCCAGGCCCGGCTGGCGTCGCTGGCCTCGCGCTGCCCGCACTGCGACGTCGCCCGCACCTACATGGGCCTCGAGCAGCTGCTCGAAGGATCGCGGTCGCACGTCGCCCTGCTCGGCGACGTGTGGGGAACCTCGAACGTCGACGTGCACATGTACCAGTGCGCCTACTGCGGCTCGATCGAGCTCTTCCGCGCCGGCGGCCCGATCGACCACCCGCTGCACGGCAACGCGGAACCGGGGCCCGGCCCCACGTAGAACCCGTCACAGCGGTGTCACGCGATCCGTTCGGGGTCTGACCCCGCTTGCGGACCCGCCAGACGGGGTCCGACCCCTATTGGCGGGTGTCCTCGATCGTGCGGGCGAACAGCAGGTGGTCGCGCCAGGCGCCGTTGATGTAGAGGTAGTTCGGGGAGCGGCCGATCTCCAGGAAGCCGTTGCGGCGCAGGGCGGTCTGGGAGCCGATGTTGTCGACCAGCGTGGCCGCCTCCAGGCGGTGAAGGCCCGCCGTTCCGAAGCCCCACTCGCACGCGCGGCCGATCGCGGCGGTGGCGACGCCGCGGCCGTTCAGCTCCTCCGCCACCCAGTAGCCGAGGCCGCCGTTCTGGAACGGGCCGCGGGTGATGCGCGACACCGAGATCGCGCCTGCCGGCTCGCCGTCGGCCTCGATCAGGAAGCGATAGAGACGGTCGTTGGCCCGCTCCCGCTCGAGCAGCTCCAGCTCGAGCCGCTGGCCCTCGAGCGAGTAGAACGAGTCCGGCCGGGGCGGGTCGAACGGCGCCAGGAACGCCTGCTGGGCGGCGTACAGCCGGGCCAGGAGCGGCGCGTCCCGGGTCTCGAGCGGCCGCAGGCTGACGTCCATCTGCCCAGTATCGCGGATGGGGGCCGGTAGACTGCCCGCCCGATGCTCTCGCCCGCCGCCTTCAAGGCCTACGACGTGCGCGGCATCGTGCCGGACGAGCTTGACGCCGACGGCGCCTATGCCCTCGCGCGCGGCTACGTGAGCGCGTTCGAGCCGCGCGTGATGGCGATCGGCCGCGACATGCGCCTCTCCTCGCCCGACCTGGCCGCGGCAGCCGTGCGCGGCGCCAGCGACGCCGGCGCGAACGTCGTCGACCTGGGCCAGATCGGCACGGAGATGCTCTACTTCGCCGTCGGCGAGTACGGCTACGAAGGCGGCCTCCAGGTGACGGCGTCGCACAACCCGGCCGCCTACAACGGGATGAAGATCGTCCGCCGCGGCGCCCTCCCGGTCGGCTCGGACACCGGCCTCGACAAGATCAAGGATGCGGCGCTCGGCGACCTCGCGCAGCCGTCCGGCGACGCCGGCGACGTGAGCCGGCGCGACGTCTACGGCGGCTTCCACGACCGGGTCGCAAGCTTCGTCGACGCCTCCGCCGTACGGCCGCTGAACCTCGTGCTCGACGGCTGCAACGGCATGGCCGGGCCGATGATCGCGCCCGTGCTCGACCGGCTGCCCGTCCAGGTCTCGGCCCACAACTTCGAGCCCGACGGCAACTTCCCCACCCACGAGCCGAACCCGCTCCTCGAGGAGAACCGCCGGTTCATCATCGAGCGCGTGCGGGCGGAGGGCGCCGATCTCGGCATCGCCTGGGACGGCGACGGCGACCGCTGCTTCTTCATCGACGACACCGGCGAGTTCGTGCCCGGCGACCTGATCACCGCGCTGATCGCGCAGACGATGCTCGAGCGCCACCCCGGCGCGACGATCGTGTACGACCTGCGCGCGTCGTGGGCCGTCCGCGACGTCGTCCGCGAGGGCGGCGGCACGGCCCTCGAGAACCGGGTCGGCCACGCCTTCATCAAGGCCCGGATCCGCAAGGAGGATGCGGTCTTCGCCGGCGAGGTCTCGGGCCACTACTACTTCAAGGACTTCTACTACTGCGACACGGGCGTCGTCCCCGCGCTCGTCATGCTCGAGATCGTGTCGCGGTCGGGCAAGCCGCTCTCGGAGCTCCTGCGCCCGTTCCGCGAGCACTACTTCATCTCCGGCGAGATCAACTCGACCGTCTCGGACGTGCCGGTCAAGCTGCAGCAGCTGAAGGAGCGCTACGGCCCGGAGGCGGAGCGCGTGTCGCACATGGACGGCATCTCGTTCGAGTTCGCCGACTGGCACTTCAACGTGCGCCCGTCGAACACGGAGCCGCTCCTGCGCCTGAACCTCGAGGCGCTCGACGCGGCCACGATGGAGGAGCGCCGCGACGAGGTGCTCGAGCTCATCAGGGGTTGACGGCATGGCCGACCGTCAGCAGTACCGCTTCTCCCACTGCATCCGGGTCGGATTCGACGAGACGGACGCCCAGGGCGTCGTCTACTACGGTCGCTACATGCCCTACTTCGACCGTGCCCGGGTCGAGTACCTGCGCCGGATCGGCCAGCTGACCCACGTGCCCGGCGCGCCCGAGTTCGTCATGCGCGCCCAGCACGTCGAGTACCACGCCCCCGCCCGCTTCGACGACGAGGTCGAGGTGTTCGTGCGGGTCAAGGAGCTCGGGCGCACGAGCGTCACGTGGGCGTTCGACGCCTACCGGGCCGACACCGGCGAGCATCTCGTGAGCGCGAACCAGGTGGCGGTGTTCATCGACACGGGTGCCCGCCGCCCGGTCGCGGTGCCGGACGTCTTCCGCCGCGAGGTGGCCCGCTTCGAGGAGCAGGAGGTCGAGGCGTGAGCCCGTCCGCCGCAGACTACGACGCCGTCGCCGCCGACATCGAGCAGCTGGCCGCGACCGAGGAGGACTCCGACGCCATCGTGCGCGGCGCCGTAGAGGCGATCCACGACCGCCTCGACACGTACTCCTGGGTCGGGATCTACTTCGTCGAGGCCGAGGAGCTCGTCCTCGGCCCCTGGAAGGGGCCGAGCGCGACCGATCACGTCCGCATCCCCATCGGCCAGGGGGTCTGCGGTGCCGCGGCCGCGAGCGGCGTCACCGAGATCGTCGACGACGTGAACGCCGATCCCCGCTACCTCGCCTGCTTCCCGTCCACCCGCTCCGAGA includes the following:
- a CDS encoding GNAT family protein, translating into MDVSLRPLETRDAPLLARLYAAQQAFLAPFDPPRPDSFYSLEGQRLELELLERERANDRLYRFLIEADGEPAGAISVSRITRGPFQNGGLGYWVAEELNGRGVATAAIGRACEWGFGTAGLHRLEAATLVDNIGSQTALRRNGFLEIGRSPNYLYINGAWRDHLLFARTIEDTRQ
- a CDS encoding phosphomannomutase/phosphoglucomutase, coding for MLSPAAFKAYDVRGIVPDELDADGAYALARGYVSAFEPRVMAIGRDMRLSSPDLAAAAVRGASDAGANVVDLGQIGTEMLYFAVGEYGYEGGLQVTASHNPAAYNGMKIVRRGALPVGSDTGLDKIKDAALGDLAQPSGDAGDVSRRDVYGGFHDRVASFVDASAVRPLNLVLDGCNGMAGPMIAPVLDRLPVQVSAHNFEPDGNFPTHEPNPLLEENRRFIIERVRAEGADLGIAWDGDGDRCFFIDDTGEFVPGDLITALIAQTMLERHPGATIVYDLRASWAVRDVVREGGGTALENRVGHAFIKARIRKEDAVFAGEVSGHYYFKDFYYCDTGVVPALVMLEIVSRSGKPLSELLRPFREHYFISGEINSTVSDVPVKLQQLKERYGPEAERVSHMDGISFEFADWHFNVRPSNTEPLLRLNLEALDAATMEERRDEVLELIRG
- a CDS encoding HIT domain-containing protein, giving the protein MTDPLWAPWRLEYVQGGADTDECIFCAAAADEGHDLVVRRGERAYAIMNLYPYSNGHLMVAPYRHLAGPGELDEAERAEMWRLMDEAVRALSDAMSPHGFNAGINIGRVAGAGVEGHIHLHVVPRWNGDTNFMPVLADVKVMPEHITRTADKLRASWPA
- a CDS encoding thioesterase family protein — its product is MADRQQYRFSHCIRVGFDETDAQGVVYYGRYMPYFDRARVEYLRRIGQLTHVPGAPEFVMRAQHVEYHAPARFDDEVEVFVRVKELGRTSVTWAFDAYRADTGEHLVSANQVAVFIDTGARRPVAVPDVFRREVARFEEQEVEA
- a CDS encoding magnesium transporter CorA family protein is translated as MPNLPRIPRTVRRRDRTPQHPAERSEPQVAEISAAGLRWLNIEAPTAVETAWLAQHFDFHELDLEDVLSTRQRPKIDEYEEYLFIVLHVPHFNKVRGRLDAAELNVFVGNGYVVTLPNVALKPVGRLFSQLEANSERREQYFSKGSGYVLYEILSELFDYCFPILDKIGFKLDRLTEAIFTERRSEEVVRDISDVKQEIVAYRKVIKPERSTLRLLERARTRYLPEDLEVYFDDVVDKAERIWDQLDNYKEVVEALETTNESVIAHKQNDILRVLTIFSVVLLPLTLITGIFGMNFGHIPFSRDYHGFIATVTIMLSIATVMLGYFRWKRWI
- a CDS encoding DUF4129 domain-containing protein, translated to MHGSSVAGLIRLGALALLIAGAVALVVRFFPRRRRGAKVATTSEPAVAGYAAAREEALRLADDDPRAALRLLYSAALGELGRRRGWRHRPGRTNWGFVRALGPASTQAGALADCTRLFEGAVYGDEPVAADDVRRADALADEMLA
- a CDS encoding DUF58 domain-containing protein; protein product: MITHRGLGLFALAGAATLLAALAGQAVLGFVIANALAAGVVIADWLAADPGPIALERDAPPPLSIGRENPVPFVVRNAGPARRVTVADAAPEGLLLESVRIDLDLGAGAARELAVHAVPRRRGPVRFAAADVRVFGPLGVAFRERSHPATAVEAVAWPDVLQLRDATLLPPGKRPHGERLIRGEAAAREFESLREYVRGDEYRRIAWKATARRGRPVVALHQPERGQTLILALEAGRLMHGAGGAGLGKIDRAVNASVMLAAVAREFGDAVGLVAFSHRPLATLAPSARPGQLRRVVDAVAPIEPDLVEPDWRTCLTALMRMSRRRAVVVVFSDALYAQSDDRLAGLLGTLARRHTVVFASIRDAELTELAAQPVVDAETLYERGVAAQVIDDRGAALTGIRRRGAHTVDSSPERLTEAVTERFRALRAAGAP
- a CDS encoding MoxR family ATPase, translated to MAIADFFGRGRDALHRVVVGNDETIDGLLVALVLEGHVLLEGPPGTAKTLLARTLARIAGLDFARIQFTPDLMPADLTGTLVYRPLDGSFELRRGPVFASLILADEINRTPPKTQAALLEAMEEGRVTIEGETLDLPRPFVVCATQNPIEFEGTYQLPEAQLDRFLLKLLLDYPHPAAETEILRRYQAGFRPRELDRALGGVEPIVSAAEALAMQEEAAAVVVHDDVLGYVAEVSAWLRASPDVIVGPSPRGAIALVLAAKVMAAAREADFVTPDDLQSLAPAVLRHRIVLSADAELGGRSPDAVIATALAAVPVPR
- a CDS encoding DUF4350 domain-containing protein, which gives rise to MRRSRDVWIGAALLAIAAAGIGLLVQSPNTPGPPYRLAGRGPLGLSGLGAGLRDAGFGVDERVSPTIPDHGLIVSVEPRAFSHDEATAWIRSIRAGAVLLLASDHRNPLTEALGLRFGGPADTHPTAAGAHAFPGLAADGRVAPTTFSRLPGGAVPLIGGRGAAAVAVVPLGRGSVFAVSQPRLLTNAGIARDGLAIALPLAEAAGGGPVGIDAFHQGGSPTLGSLAFLPQWVQLLTVEIALIAILAAIAAARRLGPIAPAQGGTTRTTVELVRSLASMHRSAGRLTAATVPLGQAYRARLGGLSGPAEDDLAQLESAASPGVAVRACVRIEEITRRVTGGDR
- a CDS encoding stage II sporulation protein M, with translation MISADPEQTWSAARAPQWDELAGLVARAGRNQRELSADEVSLLARRYQQAAADLARLRAEQPGSPVLPRLNDLVAQAHAVLYRPARAPLRAIGRFLWIGYPRAVWEMRRLILAAAIFQIVIAVGGFVWAIADPATAGSFLPPDLRDAGHRAHHAIPAGVMVPTSVAIWSHNIVVSFFDYAGGILFGIGTIYSLYVNSMLLGVLSGVENQHGANGLYWSLIVPHGVIELTAFTIAAAAGLSLADALVRARPRPRAQVLREHGRRSVAVVLGTIPLLVVAGTIEGFVTPSSAPIPVKLAVAPISGALLAAYLLRGRPGAADGRFGK
- a CDS encoding GAF domain-containing protein is translated as MSPSAADYDAVAADIEQLAATEEDSDAIVRGAVEAIHDRLDTYSWVGIYFVEAEELVLGPWKGPSATDHVRIPIGQGVCGAAAASGVTEIVDDVNADPRYLACFPSTRSEIVVPVLYEGSVVAEIDVDSDAPAAFGEADRVFLERIASAISAACLVGWDTGGMDWDAPENWA
- a CDS encoding RDD family protein; translation: MLDHRIEIPTPERVAVAYELAGVGSRMLAQVIDALIITGILFGLFTAAGAISGPLVLAVAIGGATLTPVCYFLLIEWLRRGSTPGKRALRLRVICATGEPVGLHESAVRNFVRIIDFLPVAYVLGGVVAMVSRDGRRLGDMAAGTIVVRLAEGVPAAGFSSTFAAAVAEAERDPIPAELMAVAVAYRRRAAQIDAEPRAALAGRICARIEPFWPRPEGMGEEEYVIRAATQTLPGQAKG